One Sporomusaceae bacterium ACPt DNA window includes the following coding sequences:
- the ttdA_2 gene encoding L(+)-tartrate dehydratase subunit alpha: MRTIDVSQITATVAKLAVDANYYLSDDIRAALEAGQEREESPLGRAILGQLVENACIARDEQMPICQDTGMAVIFLEVGQDVHITGGSLVDAVNAGVAKGYTEGYLRKSVVGEPLFNRKNTGDNTPAVLHTTIVPGDKIKITLAPKGFGSENMSALKMFKPADGLPAVKKFVIDTIFNAGSNPCPPIVVGIGIGGTMEKAALMAKQALLRPIDKRSSHSEYANLEQELLDLINKTGIGPQGLGGRVTALAVNVEYYPTHIAGLPVAININCHATRHAEAEL, from the coding sequence ATGCGTACAATTGATGTTTCACAGATTACCGCAACGGTAGCCAAGTTGGCTGTTGACGCCAACTACTACCTATCAGACGATATTCGCGCTGCCTTGGAAGCAGGGCAGGAACGTGAAGAATCACCGCTCGGCAGAGCTATTCTCGGACAACTGGTAGAAAACGCTTGTATTGCCCGTGATGAACAAATGCCAATCTGCCAGGATACGGGTATGGCTGTCATATTTTTGGAAGTCGGACAGGATGTGCACATCACCGGCGGCAGCTTAGTTGACGCCGTAAACGCTGGCGTAGCCAAAGGTTATACTGAAGGCTATCTGCGGAAATCGGTAGTGGGGGAACCGCTGTTTAACCGTAAGAATACCGGTGATAATACTCCGGCTGTGTTGCACACCACTATTGTCCCTGGTGACAAAATAAAAATTACCCTGGCACCTAAAGGTTTCGGCAGTGAGAATATGAGCGCGCTTAAGATGTTCAAACCGGCCGATGGCCTGCCGGCAGTCAAGAAGTTTGTTATCGACACTATTTTTAATGCTGGTTCCAATCCTTGTCCGCCTATTGTTGTAGGTATAGGGATCGGTGGTACCATGGAAAAAGCAGCGCTTATGGCTAAACAAGCACTATTGCGTCCGATAGATAAGCGCAGTTCCCATTCCGAATATGCCAACCTCGAACAAGAGCTGCTTGACTTAATTAATAAAACCGGTATAGGTCCGCAGGGTCTAGGCGGCCGGGTGACAGCGCTTGCGGTGAATGTCGAATATTATCCAACTCATATTGCCGGCTTGCCGGTGGCTATCAACATCAATTGTCATGCCACCCGCCATGCCGAGGCAGAACTATAA
- the citF gene encoding Citrate lyase alpha chain: MNQVINAIGRNLPEYIDGYGKVRPFAGAFATAPDMPRQAPKVKQIFPGEQKLVADLETVFKRIPITDGMTLGFHHHLRNGDGVVNMVLAVAAKLGLKNLNIALSSVFPVHAPIVEHVKAGVVTGLDTNYMSGPVAQAVSRGLFPRPVILRTHGGRARAIECGQLKIDVAFIAAPTADDYGNLNGVNGPAACGSLGYAMPDAQYADHVVAVTDNLVPYPLSPVSIPQTRVDYVVKVDCIGDPKGIVSGTTKITRDPVGLKIAQTTAKVIRAAGLIKDGFSFQTGAGGASLAAAYYVRQMMEESGVTGSFALGGITGYMVEMLEKGLFRTIIDVQGFDLDAIRSLATNPNHLEVGADFYASPFNLGAAVNKLDAVVLGATEIDTGFNVNVVTGSDGVIMGGSGGHSDAAAGAKVTIVVANLLRGRLPIIMDSVLTATTPGETVDVLVTERGIAVNPHRPDLYEKFQAAGLPLKSAEELKALAEKIAGRPESITTRDKVVAVVEYRDGTVIDVVRQVD; this comes from the coding sequence ATGAACCAAGTTATAAATGCTATTGGCCGGAACCTGCCGGAATATATTGACGGATACGGCAAGGTACGGCCGTTTGCCGGGGCATTTGCCACCGCACCTGATATGCCGCGCCAAGCGCCGAAAGTTAAACAGATTTTTCCCGGTGAGCAAAAACTGGTAGCTGATCTGGAAACCGTGTTTAAACGCATTCCCATTACTGACGGCATGACCTTGGGTTTTCACCATCACTTGCGCAACGGCGACGGTGTCGTCAACATGGTGCTTGCCGTTGCCGCCAAGCTGGGGCTTAAAAATTTAAATATTGCTTTAAGCTCGGTTTTTCCGGTACATGCGCCTATTGTTGAACATGTCAAAGCCGGCGTGGTAACAGGACTTGACACTAACTATATGTCCGGACCGGTGGCCCAGGCAGTATCACGTGGTTTGTTCCCCCGCCCTGTTATCTTAAGAACCCACGGTGGCCGGGCCAGAGCCATTGAGTGTGGTCAGCTAAAAATCGACGTCGCCTTTATTGCCGCGCCTACCGCCGACGATTACGGCAACTTGAACGGTGTTAACGGCCCGGCGGCCTGTGGTTCGCTGGGATATGCCATGCCAGATGCCCAATATGCTGATCATGTTGTGGCTGTAACTGACAATCTGGTTCCATACCCGCTGTCGCCAGTCTCTATTCCCCAGACCCGGGTTGATTATGTTGTAAAAGTTGACTGTATTGGTGACCCTAAAGGCATAGTATCGGGAACAACTAAAATAACCCGCGACCCGGTCGGGCTTAAAATCGCCCAAACCACCGCTAAAGTTATCAGGGCCGCCGGCCTTATCAAAGACGGCTTTTCCTTCCAGACAGGCGCCGGCGGCGCATCGCTGGCTGCCGCCTATTATGTGCGTCAGATGATGGAAGAGTCTGGTGTTACCGGCAGCTTTGCCCTCGGCGGCATAACCGGCTACATGGTGGAAATGCTGGAAAAAGGTTTGTTCAGAACAATAATCGATGTGCAGGGTTTTGACCTGGATGCTATACGTTCGTTAGCGACCAATCCCAATCACCTGGAGGTCGGCGCTGATTTTTACGCCAGTCCGTTTAACCTGGGGGCGGCTGTAAACAAGCTTGATGCGGTAGTACTGGGTGCTACGGAAATTGACACAGGTTTTAACGTTAATGTTGTGACCGGCTCGGACGGGGTTATTATGGGCGGTTCAGGCGGGCACAGTGACGCCGCCGCCGGTGCTAAAGTTACTATTGTTGTTGCCAATCTTCTGCGGGGCCGGTTGCCGATCATCATGGACAGTGTGCTGACCGCCACAACACCCGGCGAAACGGTAGACGTACTGGTTACCGAACGCGGTATAGCCGTTAACCCGCATCGCCCTGATTTATATGAAAAGTTCCAAGCTGCAGGATTGCCGCTTAAAAGTGCAGAAGAACTAAAAGCCCTTGCTGAAAAAATTGCCGGCCGGCCTGAAAGCATAACAACCCGGGACAAAGTGGTCGCCGTGGTCGAGTACCGTGACGGCACGGTAATTGATGTGGTAAGGCAGGTAGATTAG
- the fumB_2 gene encoding Fumarate hydratase class I, anaerobic, giving the protein MQEAIRIVTPLTEDKARQLKAGDFVLITGTIYTARDAAHKRMVEALAAGENLPVDFKDQIIYYVGPAPAKPGQPIGSAGPTTSGRMDAYTPRILEEGLRGMIGKGYRSPEVVEAMKKYGAVYFAATGGAAALIAKAIKKYEIVAYQDLGPEALARLTVENFPAIVVIDSQGNNFYNEGQQKYRNI; this is encoded by the coding sequence ATGCAAGAAGCTATTAGAATTGTCACCCCGTTGACCGAAGACAAAGCCCGCCAACTCAAAGCCGGTGACTTTGTACTTATCACCGGAACCATTTATACTGCGCGGGACGCCGCACATAAACGCATGGTTGAAGCGTTGGCTGCAGGCGAAAATTTACCTGTTGATTTTAAGGACCAGATTATCTACTATGTCGGCCCTGCGCCGGCCAAACCGGGCCAGCCCATCGGTTCGGCCGGACCGACTACCAGTGGCCGCATGGACGCTTATACACCGCGAATACTTGAAGAGGGGCTGCGTGGTATGATCGGCAAAGGTTACCGCTCGCCCGAGGTGGTAGAGGCCATGAAAAAATACGGAGCAGTATATTTTGCCGCTACCGGCGGTGCAGCCGCACTTATTGCCAAGGCCATTAAGAAATATGAAATAGTTGCTTACCAAGATCTTGGACCTGAGGCCCTGGCGCGGTTGACAGTTGAAAACTTTCCGGCAATCGTTGTCATTGACAGCCAGGGTAATAACTTTTATAATGAAGGGCAACAGAAGTACCGTAATATATAA
- a CDS encoding Methylaspartate ammonia-lyase: protein MKIVDVVCAKGRTGFYFDDQRAIKAGAEHDGFTYLGQPITPGFKAVRQAGEAVSVMIILEDGQIAYGDCAAVQYSGTGGRDPLFLAEDFIPVIEKMIKPRLVGRELVSFKQLAEEIDNLHDENGKRIHTALRYGVTQAILDAVAKAKKQLMCEVIAAEYNTQVSDKEIAIFTQSGDDRYNNVDKMIIKHAEVLPHGLINNVREKLGENGELLVEYVKWLRDRVAKLRTTADYAPVLHIDVYGTIGLAFNNDIDRMVEYFRKLEQAAAPLTLRIEGPVDVEDRDKQIAVLAEITSRLRRENIRVEIVADEWCNTYEDIKEFADKGAGDMLQIKTPDLGGINNIIESVLYCKQKGVGAYQGGTCNETDRSAQVCVHIAMATQPVQMLAKPGMGVDEGYMIVYNEMQRILAVRKARKSA, encoded by the coding sequence GTGAAAATAGTTGATGTAGTTTGCGCTAAAGGCCGTACCGGTTTTTATTTTGATGATCAGCGGGCGATTAAAGCCGGCGCTGAGCATGACGGCTTTACTTATCTTGGGCAGCCGATTACCCCTGGTTTCAAAGCTGTACGCCAAGCCGGCGAAGCAGTATCTGTTATGATTATTTTAGAAGACGGCCAGATTGCCTACGGGGATTGCGCTGCCGTTCAATATAGCGGCACCGGCGGGCGCGACCCGTTATTTTTAGCCGAAGACTTTATTCCGGTTATTGAAAAGATGATAAAACCCCGCCTGGTTGGCCGTGAGCTTGTTTCCTTTAAACAACTGGCTGAGGAAATTGATAATTTACATGACGAAAACGGCAAACGCATTCATACTGCTCTCCGCTATGGCGTTACCCAAGCTATTTTGGATGCTGTCGCCAAAGCCAAGAAACAGCTCATGTGTGAGGTAATCGCTGCCGAATACAACACTCAGGTGAGCGACAAGGAGATTGCTATCTTTACCCAGTCCGGCGACGACCGGTATAATAATGTTGACAAAATGATTATTAAGCACGCCGAAGTGCTGCCCCACGGCCTTATCAACAACGTTAGAGAAAAGTTGGGCGAAAACGGCGAATTGCTGGTAGAATATGTTAAGTGGCTGAGAGACCGGGTTGCCAAGCTGCGCACCACTGCCGATTATGCGCCTGTGCTTCATATCGACGTATACGGTACTATCGGCCTGGCCTTTAACAATGACATTGACCGCATGGTAGAATACTTCCGCAAACTCGAACAAGCTGCTGCGCCGCTTACCCTTCGTATCGAAGGCCCGGTTGATGTTGAAGACCGTGATAAGCAGATTGCGGTGCTGGCTGAGATTACTTCCCGCCTCCGCCGGGAAAACATCAGGGTTGAGATTGTGGCTGACGAGTGGTGCAATACTTATGAAGACATTAAAGAATTTGCCGACAAAGGCGCGGGCGACATGCTGCAAATAAAAACTCCCGACTTGGGCGGTATCAACAATATTATTGAATCAGTGCTGTATTGCAAGCAAAAAGGTGTTGGCGCTTATCAGGGCGGTACATGCAATGAGACCGACCGTTCGGCTCAGGTATGCGTCCATATCGCCATGGCTACCCAGCCGGTACAAATGCTGGCTAAACCCGGGATGGGGGTAGATGAAGGCTATATGATCGTCTACAATGAAATGCAGCGTATTCTGGCAGTACGCAAAGCCCGCAAATCAGCCTAG
- the citE gene encoding Citrate lyase subunit beta, with amino-acid sequence MDLRRTMLFMPGNNPGMLQNGGVFGADAIILDLEDAVAPQEKDAARLLVAQALQTVDYGDSEKVVRINTLDTFGRQDIKAIVPCRPDALLVPKVESPEDIKEAARLVAAYEQPGQTPVKLIALLETPCGIAEAYRIARADKRVVALAFGAEDYTTSLGAKRTKEGTEIFSARTMVVNSAAAAGVQSIDTPFTDVNDQDGLIADTELAKRLGFKGKLAINPRQIDDIHKVFNPTEQDIVWAERVIKAIRKAEAEGSGVASLDGKMVDAPIVARAERILYLAQLLGLAGGGLL; translated from the coding sequence ATGGATTTGCGCCGGACGATGTTGTTCATGCCAGGCAATAATCCTGGCATGCTGCAAAATGGTGGGGTATTCGGGGCTGACGCTATTATTCTTGACCTCGAAGACGCCGTTGCTCCCCAGGAGAAAGACGCTGCACGGCTGCTGGTCGCTCAGGCTTTACAAACCGTGGACTATGGTGACAGCGAAAAAGTAGTGCGTATTAATACTCTTGATACTTTTGGACGGCAAGACATCAAAGCTATCGTGCCCTGCCGCCCGGACGCCCTGCTGGTACCTAAAGTCGAAAGCCCTGAAGATATTAAGGAGGCCGCCCGGTTGGTGGCGGCTTACGAACAGCCTGGCCAAACACCTGTTAAACTTATCGCGCTGCTTGAGACGCCGTGCGGTATTGCCGAGGCTTACCGCATTGCCCGCGCCGATAAACGGGTGGTGGCGCTAGCCTTTGGCGCCGAGGATTACACAACATCTTTGGGGGCTAAACGGACCAAAGAAGGAACGGAAATATTCAGCGCCCGGACAATGGTAGTCAACAGTGCTGCCGCCGCCGGGGTGCAATCAATCGATACGCCGTTCACCGATGTTAATGATCAGGACGGGTTAATTGCCGATACCGAACTTGCCAAACGGCTTGGCTTTAAAGGCAAGCTTGCGATAAATCCCCGCCAGATTGACGACATCCATAAAGTATTTAATCCCACTGAACAGGACATTGTTTGGGCTGAACGGGTTATTAAAGCCATCCGTAAGGCTGAGGCTGAGGGTTCAGGTGTGGCGTCGCTTGACGGCAAAATGGTTGATGCGCCGATTGTTGCCAGAGCCGAGCGCATACTGTATCTGGCTCAACTGTTGGGTTTGGCAGGAGGAGGCTTACTATGA
- the citC gene encoding [Citrate [pro-3S]-lyase] ligase, with translation MWSSYDIREINLDSSREVEAVRAFLAGFDLTFDGAVDYTVAFYQDDEIIAAGSLAGEVLRNIAVSPRLQGEGLTANVVSHLMQQAGQRGIYHYFIYTKPSAAPMFAALGFKEIARVEPYAVLLESGLGSITDYCREIAKKAKVLPAGSRAALVVNCNPFTLGHQAVIARAARENQAAVVLVVSEERSLFPFAVRFRLVREGLAEYKNILVLPAGKYIVSSATFPGYFTRGAATAIAQTRLDATVFARYIAPALGVTRRYVGDEPYCETTSSYNQAMAEILPQYGISLKIMPRITTGGEAISASRVRELIRHDEWAAVKDLVPETTYRYLTSTEAQPIIAHIKHSHSRH, from the coding sequence ATGTGGAGTAGCTATGATATAAGGGAAATTAACCTTGATAGTTCCCGGGAAGTCGAGGCTGTCCGCGCCTTTCTTGCCGGCTTTGATCTGACCTTCGATGGTGCTGTTGACTATACAGTGGCGTTTTATCAGGATGATGAGATTATTGCTGCCGGCTCGTTGGCCGGGGAAGTGCTGCGTAATATTGCCGTGTCGCCCCGGTTGCAGGGAGAAGGTTTAACCGCCAACGTGGTTAGTCACCTCATGCAACAAGCCGGGCAACGCGGCATTTATCACTATTTTATCTATACTAAACCCAGTGCGGCGCCGATGTTTGCCGCACTGGGCTTCAAAGAAATTGCCAGGGTCGAGCCTTATGCCGTTTTACTGGAGTCAGGGCTGGGCTCAATTACCGATTATTGTCGTGAAATAGCCAAGAAGGCTAAAGTGCTGCCTGCCGGCTCCAGAGCTGCGCTGGTTGTTAATTGTAATCCTTTTACGTTAGGACACCAGGCAGTAATAGCCAGGGCGGCAAGAGAAAATCAAGCGGCTGTTGTCCTCGTCGTCAGCGAGGAACGGTCGCTGTTTCCCTTTGCGGTGCGGTTTCGTTTAGTGCGGGAAGGACTGGCCGAATATAAAAATATTTTGGTGCTGCCTGCCGGTAAATATATTGTTTCGTCGGCAACCTTTCCGGGTTACTTTACCCGGGGAGCAGCCACCGCTATTGCTCAGACCCGGCTTGATGCCACCGTTTTTGCCCGTTATATCGCTCCGGCGCTTGGTGTCACCCGGCGTTATGTCGGCGATGAACCATACTGCGAAACAACGAGTAGTTATAATCAGGCCATGGCCGAAATTCTGCCGCAATACGGAATTAGCTTAAAAATCATGCCGCGCATTACGACCGGCGGTGAAGCCATCAGCGCGTCACGGGTGCGGGAACTTATTCGTCATGATGAGTGGGCCGCCGTAAAAGACTTGGTCCCGGAGACTACGTACCGGTATTTGACATCTACGGAAGCTCAGCCGATTATTGCCCATATCAAGCATAGCCACTCCCGGCATTAG
- a CDS encoding NAD-dependent malic enzyme — protein sequence MDIRELALRLHRDNNGKLAVAPKVPLSSRYDLSLAYTPGVAEPCKEIKDNKDLSFELTCRGNMVAVVSDGTRVLGLGDIGPEAAMPVMEGKAVLFKVFGDVDAVPICLDTKDPDKIIETVKLLQPTFAGINLEDFSSPKCYDIEDALKEQMDIPVFHDDQHGTAIAGVAALIGALRFIKKELATAKIIVNGAGAAGTAIGRLLVNAGAKNVIMVDVHGALYKGMPGLNRIQTELAKVTNLTKLEGNLEFVAKNADALIGVSAPGAFTKEIIKNMNPDAIVIAMANPVPEISYDEAKAAGARVAGTGRSDAPNQVNNVTVFPGVFRGAIDVRARQINEAMKIAAVYAIADLIPENELREDYIVPDVFDPRVAPAVAAAVAKAAMETGVARIKVDPETIRKNTAERIRLGR from the coding sequence ATGGACATACGTGAACTAGCATTAAGACTTCACCGGGACAACAACGGAAAACTGGCAGTAGCCCCAAAAGTACCGCTTTCTTCCCGGTATGACCTTAGCCTGGCCTATACTCCGGGAGTTGCCGAACCATGTAAAGAGATTAAAGATAACAAAGACTTATCATTTGAGCTAACTTGCCGCGGCAACATGGTAGCCGTTGTTTCTGACGGTACCCGGGTGTTAGGCCTTGGTGACATTGGCCCGGAGGCGGCGATGCCGGTAATGGAAGGTAAAGCAGTGTTGTTTAAAGTATTTGGCGACGTTGATGCTGTGCCGATTTGCCTTGACACCAAAGACCCGGACAAAATTATTGAAACAGTCAAACTCCTGCAACCAACGTTTGCCGGTATTAACTTAGAAGACTTTTCCTCACCTAAGTGTTATGACATTGAAGATGCGTTAAAAGAACAAATGGATATTCCGGTTTTCCACGATGATCAGCACGGAACAGCAATTGCCGGGGTAGCGGCTCTTATCGGCGCACTCCGGTTTATCAAAAAGGAATTGGCTACCGCTAAAATCATTGTTAACGGCGCCGGTGCTGCCGGTACTGCCATCGGCCGTCTGCTGGTAAATGCCGGGGCCAAAAATGTTATCATGGTTGACGTGCACGGCGCTTTGTACAAAGGCATGCCAGGCCTTAACCGGATTCAGACCGAATTGGCCAAAGTAACTAACCTGACCAAATTAGAAGGTAATCTAGAATTTGTGGCTAAAAACGCGGACGCGTTGATCGGCGTTTCTGCTCCTGGCGCATTTACCAAAGAAATTATTAAAAATATGAACCCTGACGCTATTGTTATTGCCATGGCTAACCCTGTACCTGAAATCAGTTATGATGAAGCCAAGGCCGCCGGAGCCAGAGTAGCCGGAACCGGACGCTCGGACGCTCCTAACCAGGTTAATAACGTCACGGTATTTCCCGGCGTTTTTAGAGGCGCTATTGACGTAAGAGCCCGGCAAATTAATGAAGCTATGAAAATTGCCGCCGTTTACGCCATAGCTGATCTCATCCCCGAAAATGAGCTCCGGGAAGACTATATTGTGCCTGATGTTTTTGACCCCCGCGTTGCTCCCGCCGTAGCTGCCGCTGTAGCTAAAGCGGCCATGGAGACCGGGGTAGCCAGAATTAAAGTCGATCCGGAAACCATCAGGAAAAATACAGCTGAACGTATTAGACTTGGCCGCTAA
- the citD gene encoding Citrate lyase acyl carrier protein, which translates to MYELKPAQAGTLESNDIMITVAPGPIGSGVVIELESIVLAQYGQAIKKTIAGVIGEHNITDIYVKAVDRGALDCTIKARTLAALGRAGVIASKELI; encoded by the coding sequence ATGTACGAACTTAAGCCGGCGCAAGCCGGCACTCTTGAATCAAATGACATTATGATTACAGTAGCTCCCGGACCCATCGGAAGCGGTGTAGTCATTGAACTTGAGAGCATTGTTCTGGCACAATACGGTCAAGCAATCAAGAAAACCATTGCTGGTGTAATTGGTGAACATAACATTACTGATATATACGTTAAGGCTGTTGACCGGGGAGCGCTGGACTGCACCATTAAGGCGCGTACCCTGGCGGCTCTTGGCCGGGCCGGCGTTATTGCTTCAAAGGAGCTGATCTAA